One window from the genome of Tachypleus tridentatus isolate NWPU-2018 chromosome 11, ASM421037v1, whole genome shotgun sequence encodes:
- the LOC143231477 gene encoding uncharacterized protein LOC143231477 yields the protein MRKAVKSLVGVFALILLLDNARSWKGSGGHGGGSHLSSGFGLHGGRRKFGGGFGKGGGFGGGLGAGGGGGFGGGGGFGGGYGGGGGYGGGGGFGGGFGGGAGGFKGFRKGGGGYRREGGGGYRRGGGGGYRRRGGGGYRRGGGFCGSCGH from the coding sequence ATGAGGAAAGCTGTGAAAAGTCTAGTAGGCGTTTTTGCTCTTATATTGTTACTCGATAATGCTCGATCATGGAAAGGTAGTGGAGGGCATGGAGGGGGCAGCCATTTGAGTTCTGGATTTGGTTTACATGGAGGAAGGAGAAAATTTGGAGGTGGTTTCGGTAAAGGTGGTGGTTTTGGTGGAGGTTTAGGAGCAGGCGGTGGTGGTGGTTTTGGCGGAGGAGGAGGCTTTGGTGGAGGTTATGGAGGAGGCGGTGGATATGGTGGTGGTGGTGGATTTGGAGGAGGTTTTGGCGGAGGAGCAGGAGGATTTAAAGGGTTTAGAAAAGGTGGTGGAGGATATCGACGTGAAGGTGGTGGAGGATATCGACGTGGAGGTGGTGGAGGATATCGACGTAGAGGTGGTGGAGGATATCGACGTGGAGGTGGCTTTTGTGGATCTTGTGG